In Homo sapiens chromosome 11, GRCh38.p14 Primary Assembly, one DNA window encodes the following:
- the FKBP2 gene encoding peptidyl-prolyl cis-trans isomerase FKBP2 isoform 3 (isoform 3 is encoded by transcript variant 8), producing the protein MHYTGKLEDGTEFDSSLPQNQPFVFSLGTGQVIKGWDQGLLGMCEGEKRKLVIPSELGYGERGAPPKIPGGATLVFEVELLKIERRTEL; encoded by the exons ATGCACTACACG GGGAAGCTGGAAGATGGGACAGAGTTTGACAGCAGCCTGCCCCAGAACCAGCCCTTTGTCTTCTCCCTTGGCACAGGCCAGGTCATCAAGGGCTGGGACCAGGGGCTGCTGGG GATGTGTGAGGGGGAAAAGCGCAAGCTGGTGATCCCATCCGAGCTAG GGTATGGAGAGCGGGGAGCTCCCCCAAAGATTCCAG GTGGTGCAACCCTGGTGTTCGAGGTGGAGCTGCTCAAAATAGAGCGACGAACTGAGCTGTAA
- the PPP1R14B gene encoding protein phosphatase 1 regulatory subunit 14B, whose translation MADSGTAGGAALAAPAPGPGSGGPGPRVYFQSPPGAAGEGPGGADDEGPVRRQGKVTVKYDRKELRKRLNLEEWILEQLTRLYDCQEEEIPELEIDVDELLDMESDDARAARVKELLVDCYKPTEAFISGLLDKIRGMQKLSTPQKK comes from the exons ATGGCGGACAGCGGCACCGCGGGGGGCGCGGCGTTGGCGGCCCCGGCCCCCGGGCCGGGCAGTGGCGGCCCAGGACCACGCGTCTACTTTCAGAGCCCCCCCGGGGCCGCAGGAGAGGGCCCGGGCGGGGCGGACGATGAGGGCCCAGTGAGGCGCCAAGGGAAGGTCACCGTCAAGTATGACCGCAAGGAGCTACGGAAGCGCCTCAACCTAGAGGAGTGGATCCTGGAGCAGCTCACGCGCCTCTACGACTGCCAG gaagAGGAGATCCCAGAACTGGAGATTGACGTGGATGAGCTCCTGGACATGGAGAGTGACGATGCCCGGGCTGCCAGGGTCAAG GAGCTGCTGGTTGACTGTTACAAACCCACAGAG GCCTTCATTTCTGGCCTGCTGGACAAGATCCGGGGCATGCAGAAGCTGAGCACACCCCAGAAGAAGTGA
- the PLCB3 gene encoding 1-phosphatidylinositol 4,5-bisphosphate phosphodiesterase beta-3 isoform 2 (isoform 2 is encoded by transcript variant 2), whose amino-acid sequence MAGAQPGVHALQLEPPTVVETLRRGSKFIKWDEEKLMTVVSGPDPVNTVFLNFMAVQDDTAKVWSEELFKLAMNILAQNASRNTFLRKAYTKLKLQVNQDGRIPVKNILKMFSADKKRVETALESCGLKFNRSESIRPDEFSLEIFERFLNKLCLRPDIDKILLEIGAKGKPYLTLEQLMDFINQKQRDPRLNEVLYPPLRPSQARLLIEKYEPNQQFLERDQMSMEGFSRYLGGEENGILPLEALDLSTDMTQPLSAYFINSSHNTYLTAGQLAGTSSVEMYRQALLWGCRCVELDVWKGRPPEEEPFITHGFTMTTEVPLRDVLEAIAETAFKTSPYPVILSFENHVDSAKQQAKMAEYCRSIFGDALLIEPLDKYPLAPGVPLPSPQDLMGRILVKNKKRHRPSAGGPDSAGRKRPLEQSNSALSESSAATEPSSPQLGSPSSDSCPGLSNGEEVGLEKPSLEPQKSLGDEGLNRGPYVLGPADREDEEEDEEEEEQTDPKKPTTDEGTASSEVNATEEMSTLVNYIEPVKFKSFEAARKRNKCFEMSSFVETKAMEQLTKSPMEFVEYNKQQLSRIYPKGTRVDSSNYMPQLFWNVGCQLVALNFQTLDVAMQLNAGVFEYNGRSGYLLKPEFMRRPDKSFDPFTEVIVDGIVANALRVKVISGQFLSDRKVGIYVEVDMFGLPVDTRRKYRTRTSQGNSFNPVWDEEPFDFPKVVLPTLASLRIAAFEEGGKFVGHRILPVSAIRSGYHYVCLRNEANQPLCLPALLIYTEASDYIPDDHQDYAEALINPIKHVSLMDQRARQLAALIGESEAQAGQETCQDTQSQQLGSQPSSNPTPSPLDASPRRPPGPTTSPASTSLSSPGQRDDLIASILSEVAPTPLDELRGHKALVKLRSRQERDLRELRKKHQRKAVTLTRRLLDGLAQAQAEGRCRLRPGALGGAADVEDTKEGEDEAKRYQEFQNRQVQSLLELREAQVDAEAQRRLEHLRQALQRLREVVLDANTTQFKRLKEMNEREKKELQKILDRKRHNSISEAKMRDKHKKEAELTEINRRHITESVNSIRRLEEAQKQRHDRLVAGQQQVLQQLAEEEPKLLAQLAQECQEQRARLPQEIRRSLLGEMPEGLGDGPLVACASNGHAPGSSGHLSGADSESQEENTQL is encoded by the exons ATGGCGGGCGCCCAGCCCGGCGTCCACGCGCTGCAGTTGGAGCCGCCCACCGTGGTGGAGACCCTGCGGCGCGGGAGTAAGTTCATCAAATGGGACGAG GAGAAGCTGATGACGGTGGTGTCTGGGCCAGACCCAGTGAACACAGTGTTCTTGAACTTCATGGCCGTGCAGGATGACACAGCCAAG GTCTGGTCTGAGGAGCTATTCAAGCTGGCTATGAACATCCTGGCTCAGAACGCCTCCCGGAACACCTTCCTGCGCAAAGC ATACACGAAGCTGAAGCTGCAGGTGAACCAGGATGGTCGGATCCCCGTCAAGAA CATCCTGAAGATGTTCTCAGCAGACAAGAAGCGGGTGGAGACTGCGCTGGAATCCTGTGGCCTCAAATTCAACcgg AGTGAGTCCATCCGGCCTGATGAGTTTTCCTTGGAAATCTTTGAGCGGTTCCTGAACAAGCTGTGTCTGCGGCCGGACATTGACAAGATCCTGCTGGAGAT AGGCGCCAAGGGCAAGCCATACCTGACGCTGGAGCAGCTCATGGACTTCATCAACCAGAAGCAACGCGACCCGAGACTCAACGAAGTGCTGTACCCGCCCCTGCGGCCCTCCCAGGCCCGGCTGCTCATCGAAAAGTATGAGCCCAACCAGCAGTTTCTGGAGCGAG ACCAGATGTCCATGGAGGGCTTTAGCCGCTACCTGGGAGGCGAGGAGAATGGCATCCTGCCCCTGGAAGCCCTGGATCTGAGCACGGACATGACCCAGCCACTGAGTGCCTACTTCATCAACTCCTCGCATAACACCTATCTCACTG CGGGGCAGCTGGCTGGGACCTCGTCGGTGGAGATGTACCGCCAGGCACTACTATGGGGCTGCCGCTGCGTGGAGCTGGACGTGTGGAAGGGACGGCCGCCTGAGGAGGAACCCTTCATTACCCACGGCTTCACCATGACCACAGAGGTGCCTCTGCGCGACGTGCTGGAGGCCATTGCCGAGACTGCCTTCAAGACCTCGCCCTACCCCGTCATCCTCTCCTTCGAGAACCATGTGGACTC GGCAAAGCAACAGGCAAAGATGGCTGAGTACTGCCGCTCCATCTTTGGAGACGCGCTACTCATCGAGCCTCTGGACAAGTACCCG CTGGCCCCAGGCGttcccctgcccagcccccaggACCTGATGGGCCGTATCCTGGTGAAGAACAAGAAGCGGCACCGACCCAGCGCAGGTGGCCCAGACAGCGCCGGGCGCAAGCGGCCCCTGGAGCAGAGCAATTCTGCCCTGAGCGAGAGCTCCGCGGCCACCGAGCCCTCCTCCCCGCAGCTGG GGTCTCCCAGCTCTGACAGCTGCCCAGGCCTGAGCAATGGGGAGGAGGTAGGGCTTGAGAAGCCCAGCCTGGAGCCTCAGAAGTCTCTGGGTGACGAGGGCCTGAACCGAGGCCCCTATGTTCTTGGACCTGCTGACcgtgaggatgaggaggaagatgaggaagaggaggaacagACAGACCCCAAAAAGCCAACTACAGATGAG GGCACAGCCAGCAGCGAGGTGAATGCCACTGAGGAGATGTCCACGCTTGTCAACTACATCGAACCTGTCAAGTTCAAGTCCTTTGAGGCTGCTCGAA AGAGGAACAAATGCTTCGAGATGTCGTCCTTTGTGGAGACCAAGGCCATGGAGCAACTGACCAAGAGCCCCATGGAGTTTGTGGA ATACAACAAGCAGCAGCTCAGCCGCATCTACCCCAAGGGCACCCGCGTGGACTCCTCCAACTACATGCCCCAGCTCTTCTGGAACGTAGGGTGCCAGCTTGTTGCGCTCAACTTCCAGACCCTCG ATGTGGCGATGCAGCTCAACGCGGGCGTTTTTGAGTACAACGGGCGCAGCGGGTACCTGCTCAAGCCGGAGTTCATGCGGCGGCCGGACAAGTCCTTCGACCCCTTCACTGAGGTCATCGTGGATGGCATCGTGGCCAATGCCTTGCGGGTCAAG GTGATCTCAGGGCAGTTCCTGTCCGACAGGAAGGTGGGCATCTACGTGGAGGTGGACATGTTTGGCCTCCCTGTTGATACGCGGCGCAAGTACCGCACCCGGACCTCTCAGGGGAACTCGTTCAACCCCGTGTGGGACGAAGAGCCCTTCGACTTCCCCAAG GTGGTGCTGCCCACGCTGGCTTCACTTCGCATTGCAGCCTTTGAGGAGGGGGGTAAATTCGTAGGGCACCGGATCCTGCCTGTCTCTGCCATCCGCTCCG GATACCACTACGTCTGCCTGCGGAACGAGGCCAACCAACCGCTGTGCCTGCCGGCCCTGCTCATCTACACCGAAGCCTCGGACTACATTCCTGACGACCACCAGG ACTATGCGGAGGCCCTGATCAACCCCATTAAGCACGTCAGCCTGATGGACCAGAGGGCCCGGCAGCTGGCCGCCCTCATTGGGGAGAGTGAG GCTCAGGCTGGCCAAGAGACGTGCCAGGACACCCAGTCTCAGCAGCTGGGGTCTCAGCCGTCCTcaaaccccacccccagcccactgGATGCCTCCCCCCGCCGGCCCCCTGGCCCCACCACCTCCCCTGCCAGCACCTCCCTCAGCAGCCCAG GGCAGCGTGATGATCTCATCGCCAGCATCCTCTCAG AGGTGGCCCCCACCCCGCTGGATGAGCTCCGAGGTCACAAGGCTCTGGTCAAGCTCCGGAGCCGGCAAGAGCGAGACCTGCGGGAGCTGCGCAAGAAGCATCAGCGGAAGGCAGTCACCCTCACCCGCCGCCTGCTGGATGGCCTGGCTCAGGCACAGGCTGAGGGCAGGTGCCGGCTGCGGCCAGGTGCCCT AGGTGGGGCCGCTGATGTGGAGGACACGAAGGAGGGGGAGGACGAGGCAAAGCGgtatcaggagttccagaacagacAGGTGCAGAGCCTGCTGGAGCTGCGGGAGGCCCAGGTGGACGCAGAGGCCCAGCGGAGGCTGGAACACCTGAGACAG GCTCTGCAGCGGCTCAGGGAGGTCGTCCTTGATGCAAACACAACTCAGTTCAAGAGGCTGAAAGAGATGAACGAGAG GGAGAAGAAGGAGCTGCAGAAGATCCTGGACAGAAAGCGCCATAACAGCATCTCGGAGGCCAAGATGAGGGACAAGCATAAGAAGGAGGC GGAACTGACGGAGATTAACCGTCGGCACATCACTGAGTCAGTCAACTCCATCCGTCGG
- the FKBP2 gene encoding peptidyl-prolyl cis-trans isomerase FKBP2 isoform 1 precursor (isoform 1 precursor is encoded by transcript variant 5), producing MRLSWFRVLTVLSICLSAVATATGAEGKRKLQIGVKKRVDHCPIKSRKGDVLHMHYTGKLEDGTEFDSSLPQNQPFVFSLGTGQVIKGWDQGLLGMCEGEKRKLVIPSELGYGERGAPPKIPGGATLVFEVELLKIERRTEL from the exons ATGAGGCTGAGCTGGTTCCGGGTCCTGACAGTACTGTCCATCTGCCTGAGCGCCGTGGCCACGGCCACGGGGGCCGAGGGCAAAAGGAAGCTGCAGATCGGGGTCAAGAAGCGGGTGGACCACTGTCCCATCAAATCGCGCAAAGGGGATGTCCTGCACATGCACTACACG GGGAAGCTGGAAGATGGGACAGAGTTTGACAGCAGCCTGCCCCAGAACCAGCCCTTTGTCTTCTCCCTTGGCACAGGCCAGGTCATCAAGGGCTGGGACCAGGGGCTGCTGGG GATGTGTGAGGGGGAAAAGCGCAAGCTGGTGATCCCATCCGAGCTAG GGTATGGAGAGCGGGGAGCTCCCCCAAAGATTCCAG GTGGTGCAACCCTGGTGTTCGAGGTGGAGCTGCTCAAAATAGAGCGACGAACTGAGCTGTAA
- the PLCB3 gene encoding 1-phosphatidylinositol 4,5-bisphosphate phosphodiesterase beta-3 isoform 1 (isoform 1 is encoded by transcript variant 3), whose amino-acid sequence MAGAQPGVHALQLEPPTVVETLRRGSKFIKWDEETSSRNLVTLRVDPNGFFLYWTGPNMEVDTLDISSIRDTRTGRYARLPKDPKIREVLGFGGPDARLEEKLMTVVSGPDPVNTVFLNFMAVQDDTAKVWSEELFKLAMNILAQNASRNTFLRKAYTKLKLQVNQDGRIPVKNILKMFSADKKRVETALESCGLKFNRSESIRPDEFSLEIFERFLNKLCLRPDIDKILLEIGAKGKPYLTLEQLMDFINQKQRDPRLNEVLYPPLRPSQARLLIEKYEPNQQFLERDQMSMEGFSRYLGGEENGILPLEALDLSTDMTQPLSAYFINSSHNTYLTAGQLAGTSSVEMYRQALLWGCRCVELDVWKGRPPEEEPFITHGFTMTTEVPLRDVLEAIAETAFKTSPYPVILSFENHVDSAKQQAKMAEYCRSIFGDALLIEPLDKYPLAPGVPLPSPQDLMGRILVKNKKRHRPSAGGPDSAGRKRPLEQSNSALSESSAATEPSSPQLGSPSSDSCPGLSNGEEVGLEKPSLEPQKSLGDEGLNRGPYVLGPADREDEEEDEEEEEQTDPKKPTTDEGTASSEVNATEEMSTLVNYIEPVKFKSFEAARKRNKCFEMSSFVETKAMEQLTKSPMEFVEYNKQQLSRIYPKGTRVDSSNYMPQLFWNVGCQLVALNFQTLDVAMQLNAGVFEYNGRSGYLLKPEFMRRPDKSFDPFTEVIVDGIVANALRVKVISGQFLSDRKVGIYVEVDMFGLPVDTRRKYRTRTSQGNSFNPVWDEEPFDFPKVVLPTLASLRIAAFEEGGKFVGHRILPVSAIRSGYHYVCLRNEANQPLCLPALLIYTEASDYIPDDHQDYAEALINPIKHVSLMDQRARQLAALIGESEAQAGQETCQDTQSQQLGSQPSSNPTPSPLDASPRRPPGPTTSPASTSLSSPGQRDDLIASILSEVAPTPLDELRGHKALVKLRSRQERDLRELRKKHQRKAVTLTRRLLDGLAQAQAEGRCRLRPGALGGAADVEDTKEGEDEAKRYQEFQNRQVQSLLELREAQVDAEAQRRLEHLRQALQRLREVVLDANTTQFKRLKEMNEREKKELQKILDRKRHNSISEAKMRDKHKKEAELTEINRRHITESVNSIRRLEEAQKQRHDRLVAGQQQVLQQLAEEEPKLLAQLAQECQEQRARLPQEIRRSLLGEMPEGLGDGPLVACASNGHAPGSSGHLSGADSESQEENTQL is encoded by the exons ATGGCGGGCGCCCAGCCCGGCGTCCACGCGCTGCAGTTGGAGCCGCCCACCGTGGTGGAGACCCTGCGGCGCGGGAGTAAGTTCATCAAATGGGACGAG GAGACCTCCAGTCGGAACCTGGTGACCCTGCGTGTGGACCCCAATGGCTTCTTCTTGTACTGGACGGGCCCCAACATG GAGGTGGACACACTGGACATCAGTTCCATCAGGGACACACGGACAGGCCGGTACGCCCGCCTGCCCAAG GACCCCAAGATCCGGGAAGTTCTGGGCTTTGGGGGTCCCGATGCCCGGCTGGAGGAGAAGCTGATGACGGTGGTGTCTGGGCCAGACCCAGTGAACACAGTGTTCTTGAACTTCATGGCCGTGCAGGATGACACAGCCAAG GTCTGGTCTGAGGAGCTATTCAAGCTGGCTATGAACATCCTGGCTCAGAACGCCTCCCGGAACACCTTCCTGCGCAAAGC ATACACGAAGCTGAAGCTGCAGGTGAACCAGGATGGTCGGATCCCCGTCAAGAA CATCCTGAAGATGTTCTCAGCAGACAAGAAGCGGGTGGAGACTGCGCTGGAATCCTGTGGCCTCAAATTCAACcgg AGTGAGTCCATCCGGCCTGATGAGTTTTCCTTGGAAATCTTTGAGCGGTTCCTGAACAAGCTGTGTCTGCGGCCGGACATTGACAAGATCCTGCTGGAGAT AGGCGCCAAGGGCAAGCCATACCTGACGCTGGAGCAGCTCATGGACTTCATCAACCAGAAGCAACGCGACCCGAGACTCAACGAAGTGCTGTACCCGCCCCTGCGGCCCTCCCAGGCCCGGCTGCTCATCGAAAAGTATGAGCCCAACCAGCAGTTTCTGGAGCGAG ACCAGATGTCCATGGAGGGCTTTAGCCGCTACCTGGGAGGCGAGGAGAATGGCATCCTGCCCCTGGAAGCCCTGGATCTGAGCACGGACATGACCCAGCCACTGAGTGCCTACTTCATCAACTCCTCGCATAACACCTATCTCACTG CGGGGCAGCTGGCTGGGACCTCGTCGGTGGAGATGTACCGCCAGGCACTACTATGGGGCTGCCGCTGCGTGGAGCTGGACGTGTGGAAGGGACGGCCGCCTGAGGAGGAACCCTTCATTACCCACGGCTTCACCATGACCACAGAGGTGCCTCTGCGCGACGTGCTGGAGGCCATTGCCGAGACTGCCTTCAAGACCTCGCCCTACCCCGTCATCCTCTCCTTCGAGAACCATGTGGACTC GGCAAAGCAACAGGCAAAGATGGCTGAGTACTGCCGCTCCATCTTTGGAGACGCGCTACTCATCGAGCCTCTGGACAAGTACCCG CTGGCCCCAGGCGttcccctgcccagcccccaggACCTGATGGGCCGTATCCTGGTGAAGAACAAGAAGCGGCACCGACCCAGCGCAGGTGGCCCAGACAGCGCCGGGCGCAAGCGGCCCCTGGAGCAGAGCAATTCTGCCCTGAGCGAGAGCTCCGCGGCCACCGAGCCCTCCTCCCCGCAGCTGG GGTCTCCCAGCTCTGACAGCTGCCCAGGCCTGAGCAATGGGGAGGAGGTAGGGCTTGAGAAGCCCAGCCTGGAGCCTCAGAAGTCTCTGGGTGACGAGGGCCTGAACCGAGGCCCCTATGTTCTTGGACCTGCTGACcgtgaggatgaggaggaagatgaggaagaggaggaacagACAGACCCCAAAAAGCCAACTACAGATGAG GGCACAGCCAGCAGCGAGGTGAATGCCACTGAGGAGATGTCCACGCTTGTCAACTACATCGAACCTGTCAAGTTCAAGTCCTTTGAGGCTGCTCGAA AGAGGAACAAATGCTTCGAGATGTCGTCCTTTGTGGAGACCAAGGCCATGGAGCAACTGACCAAGAGCCCCATGGAGTTTGTGGA ATACAACAAGCAGCAGCTCAGCCGCATCTACCCCAAGGGCACCCGCGTGGACTCCTCCAACTACATGCCCCAGCTCTTCTGGAACGTAGGGTGCCAGCTTGTTGCGCTCAACTTCCAGACCCTCG ATGTGGCGATGCAGCTCAACGCGGGCGTTTTTGAGTACAACGGGCGCAGCGGGTACCTGCTCAAGCCGGAGTTCATGCGGCGGCCGGACAAGTCCTTCGACCCCTTCACTGAGGTCATCGTGGATGGCATCGTGGCCAATGCCTTGCGGGTCAAG GTGATCTCAGGGCAGTTCCTGTCCGACAGGAAGGTGGGCATCTACGTGGAGGTGGACATGTTTGGCCTCCCTGTTGATACGCGGCGCAAGTACCGCACCCGGACCTCTCAGGGGAACTCGTTCAACCCCGTGTGGGACGAAGAGCCCTTCGACTTCCCCAAG GTGGTGCTGCCCACGCTGGCTTCACTTCGCATTGCAGCCTTTGAGGAGGGGGGTAAATTCGTAGGGCACCGGATCCTGCCTGTCTCTGCCATCCGCTCCG GATACCACTACGTCTGCCTGCGGAACGAGGCCAACCAACCGCTGTGCCTGCCGGCCCTGCTCATCTACACCGAAGCCTCGGACTACATTCCTGACGACCACCAGG ACTATGCGGAGGCCCTGATCAACCCCATTAAGCACGTCAGCCTGATGGACCAGAGGGCCCGGCAGCTGGCCGCCCTCATTGGGGAGAGTGAG GCTCAGGCTGGCCAAGAGACGTGCCAGGACACCCAGTCTCAGCAGCTGGGGTCTCAGCCGTCCTcaaaccccacccccagcccactgGATGCCTCCCCCCGCCGGCCCCCTGGCCCCACCACCTCCCCTGCCAGCACCTCCCTCAGCAGCCCAG GGCAGCGTGATGATCTCATCGCCAGCATCCTCTCAG AGGTGGCCCCCACCCCGCTGGATGAGCTCCGAGGTCACAAGGCTCTGGTCAAGCTCCGGAGCCGGCAAGAGCGAGACCTGCGGGAGCTGCGCAAGAAGCATCAGCGGAAGGCAGTCACCCTCACCCGCCGCCTGCTGGATGGCCTGGCTCAGGCACAGGCTGAGGGCAGGTGCCGGCTGCGGCCAGGTGCCCT AGGTGGGGCCGCTGATGTGGAGGACACGAAGGAGGGGGAGGACGAGGCAAAGCGgtatcaggagttccagaacagacAGGTGCAGAGCCTGCTGGAGCTGCGGGAGGCCCAGGTGGACGCAGAGGCCCAGCGGAGGCTGGAACACCTGAGACAG GCTCTGCAGCGGCTCAGGGAGGTCGTCCTTGATGCAAACACAACTCAGTTCAAGAGGCTGAAAGAGATGAACGAGAG GGAGAAGAAGGAGCTGCAGAAGATCCTGGACAGAAAGCGCCATAACAGCATCTCGGAGGCCAAGATGAGGGACAAGCATAAGAAGGAGGC GGAACTGACGGAGATTAACCGTCGGCACATCACTGAGTCAGTCAACTCCATCCGTCGG
- the PLCB3 gene encoding 1-phosphatidylinositol 4,5-bisphosphate phosphodiesterase beta-3 isoform X1 codes for MAGAQPGVHALQLEPPTVVETLRRGSKFIKWDEETSSRNLVTLRVDPNGFFLYWTGPNMEVDTLDISSIRDTRTGRYARLPKDPKIREVLGFGGPDARLEEKLMTVVSGPDPVNTVFLNFMAVQDDTAKVWSEELFKLAMNILAQNASRNTFLRKAYTKLKLQVNQDGRIPVKNILKMFSADKKRVETALESCGLKFNRSESIRPDEFSLEIFERFLNKLCLRPDIDKILLEIGAKGKPYLTLEQLMDFINQKQRDPRLNEVLYPPLRPSQARLLIEKYEPNQQFLERDQMSMEGFSRYLGGEENGILPLEALDLSTDMTQPLSAYFINSSHNTYLTAGQLAGTSSVEMYRQALLWGCRCVELDVWKGRPPEEEPFITHGFTMTTEVPLRDVLEAIAETAFKTSPYPVILSFENHVDSAKQQAKMAEYCRSIFGDALLIEPLDKYPLAPGVPLPSPQDLMGRILVKNKKRHRPSAGGPDSAGRKRPLEQSNSALSESSAATEPSSPQLGSPSSDSCPGLSNGEEVGLEKPSLEPQKSLGDEGLNRGPYVLGPADREDEEEDEEEEEQTDPKKPTTDEGTASSEVNATEEMSTLVNYIEPVKFKSFEAARKRNKCFEMSSFVETKAMEQLTKSPMEFVEYNKQQLSRIYPKGTRVDSSNYMPQLFWNVGCQLVALNFQTLDPRGTQLPTHPASCPWLIPDPSPV; via the exons ATGGCGGGCGCCCAGCCCGGCGTCCACGCGCTGCAGTTGGAGCCGCCCACCGTGGTGGAGACCCTGCGGCGCGGGAGTAAGTTCATCAAATGGGACGAG GAGACCTCCAGTCGGAACCTGGTGACCCTGCGTGTGGACCCCAATGGCTTCTTCTTGTACTGGACGGGCCCCAACATG GAGGTGGACACACTGGACATCAGTTCCATCAGGGACACACGGACAGGCCGGTACGCCCGCCTGCCCAAG GACCCCAAGATCCGGGAAGTTCTGGGCTTTGGGGGTCCCGATGCCCGGCTGGAGGAGAAGCTGATGACGGTGGTGTCTGGGCCAGACCCAGTGAACACAGTGTTCTTGAACTTCATGGCCGTGCAGGATGACACAGCCAAG GTCTGGTCTGAGGAGCTATTCAAGCTGGCTATGAACATCCTGGCTCAGAACGCCTCCCGGAACACCTTCCTGCGCAAAGC ATACACGAAGCTGAAGCTGCAGGTGAACCAGGATGGTCGGATCCCCGTCAAGAA CATCCTGAAGATGTTCTCAGCAGACAAGAAGCGGGTGGAGACTGCGCTGGAATCCTGTGGCCTCAAATTCAACcgg AGTGAGTCCATCCGGCCTGATGAGTTTTCCTTGGAAATCTTTGAGCGGTTCCTGAACAAGCTGTGTCTGCGGCCGGACATTGACAAGATCCTGCTGGAGAT AGGCGCCAAGGGCAAGCCATACCTGACGCTGGAGCAGCTCATGGACTTCATCAACCAGAAGCAACGCGACCCGAGACTCAACGAAGTGCTGTACCCGCCCCTGCGGCCCTCCCAGGCCCGGCTGCTCATCGAAAAGTATGAGCCCAACCAGCAGTTTCTGGAGCGAG ACCAGATGTCCATGGAGGGCTTTAGCCGCTACCTGGGAGGCGAGGAGAATGGCATCCTGCCCCTGGAAGCCCTGGATCTGAGCACGGACATGACCCAGCCACTGAGTGCCTACTTCATCAACTCCTCGCATAACACCTATCTCACTG CGGGGCAGCTGGCTGGGACCTCGTCGGTGGAGATGTACCGCCAGGCACTACTATGGGGCTGCCGCTGCGTGGAGCTGGACGTGTGGAAGGGACGGCCGCCTGAGGAGGAACCCTTCATTACCCACGGCTTCACCATGACCACAGAGGTGCCTCTGCGCGACGTGCTGGAGGCCATTGCCGAGACTGCCTTCAAGACCTCGCCCTACCCCGTCATCCTCTCCTTCGAGAACCATGTGGACTC GGCAAAGCAACAGGCAAAGATGGCTGAGTACTGCCGCTCCATCTTTGGAGACGCGCTACTCATCGAGCCTCTGGACAAGTACCCG CTGGCCCCAGGCGttcccctgcccagcccccaggACCTGATGGGCCGTATCCTGGTGAAGAACAAGAAGCGGCACCGACCCAGCGCAGGTGGCCCAGACAGCGCCGGGCGCAAGCGGCCCCTGGAGCAGAGCAATTCTGCCCTGAGCGAGAGCTCCGCGGCCACCGAGCCCTCCTCCCCGCAGCTGG GGTCTCCCAGCTCTGACAGCTGCCCAGGCCTGAGCAATGGGGAGGAGGTAGGGCTTGAGAAGCCCAGCCTGGAGCCTCAGAAGTCTCTGGGTGACGAGGGCCTGAACCGAGGCCCCTATGTTCTTGGACCTGCTGACcgtgaggatgaggaggaagatgaggaagaggaggaacagACAGACCCCAAAAAGCCAACTACAGATGAG GGCACAGCCAGCAGCGAGGTGAATGCCACTGAGGAGATGTCCACGCTTGTCAACTACATCGAACCTGTCAAGTTCAAGTCCTTTGAGGCTGCTCGAA AGAGGAACAAATGCTTCGAGATGTCGTCCTTTGTGGAGACCAAGGCCATGGAGCAACTGACCAAGAGCCCCATGGAGTTTGTGGA ATACAACAAGCAGCAGCTCAGCCGCATCTACCCCAAGGGCACCCGCGTGGACTCCTCCAACTACATGCCCCAGCTCTTCTGGAACGTAGGGTGCCAGCTTGTTGCGCTCAACTTCCAGACCCTCG ATCCCAGGGGAACCCAGCTCCCGACTCACCCCGCCTCCTGCCCTTGGCTGATACCAGACCCCTCCCCTGTCTGA